ACCGCCCCCGGCCACGAGCCCCCGCTCCCCCACCCCACCCCCGACCCCGCCACCCTCGGCGAGGAGACCCGATGAGCCGCTTCGAGAGCCGCAACGTGTCCGAGGCGGACGTCCCCGCCTCGCCCGCCGAGATCTGGGCGGTGCTGTCGGACCCGGACCTCCTGGCCCGCTTCACCCCCCTGATCAAGGCCATCTCGACCGACGGCGACCTGTGGTGCTGGCAGCTCAGCGGGATCTCCGCCCTCGGCGTCTCGGTGGCCCCGTCCTTCTCCGAGCGCATGCACCTCGTCGACGAGGAGCGCATCGACTTCCGCCACGACCCGCCCGCGGGCGCGTCCGAGCGGGCCGGGGCCGACGGCACCTACACCCTCACCGACCTCGGCGACGGGGTGACCCGCCTGTTCATCGACATCACCATCTGGGTCGACCTGCCCCTGCCGCGGCTGTCGCGGCGGGCGGTGGAGCGGGTGATGGACGAGTCCATGGAGCGCACCGGCGACCGCTTCGCGGCCAACCTCTACCGCCACCTCGACATCGACCCCGGCGACGTGGTGGAGCGCACCCCCGCGGCCTGACCGACGACGCCGGTCAGCCCGGCCCGTCCAGGTCGCGCGGGACCCGCATCCCTCGGGACGAGGCCCTTGACCCTCACGCGACGTCAGGTCGTACCGTCCGTCCTATGCAGACCGAGCCCGACGGGCGCAAGATCGGTGAGGTGGCCGCCGCCGCCGGCGTGACCATCCGGACGTTGCACCACTACGAGGCGATCGGCCTGCTGGCACCTCCTCGACGGACGGCGTCGGGGCACCGCCTCTACGACGACGAGGCGATCGAGCGGCTCTACCGCATCTGCGTGCTCCGTCGGCTGGGCATGTCCCTGCGCGAGATCGACCGGGCCCTCGCC
Above is a window of Iamia majanohamensis DNA encoding:
- a CDS encoding SRPBCC family protein, which produces MSRFESRNVSEADVPASPAEIWAVLSDPDLLARFTPLIKAISTDGDLWCWQLSGISALGVSVAPSFSERMHLVDEERIDFRHDPPAGASERAGADGTYTLTDLGDGVTRLFIDITIWVDLPLPRLSRRAVERVMDESMERTGDRFAANLYRHLDIDPGDVVERTPAA